One genomic region from Vicinamibacteria bacterium encodes:
- a CDS encoding ABC transporter ATP-binding protein, with translation VLGAIAIGLVIWYGGGQILLGTLTLGGLVAFIQYSESFYRPISDLSEKFNILQGAMASSERIFKLLDTEVSVSSPEGSPRASSGAGTLGFEDVWFAYKGENWVLQNIELQVGRGETVAIVGHTGAGKTTLTSLLLRFYDVQRGRVVVDGLDVRDWELTALRRRFGMVLQDVHLFSGTIASNIRLGDRDITDEAVADAAAAVNLNEFLKTLPRGLETEVRERGSALSSGQKQLVSFARALVHDPEILVLDEATSSVDTHTEILVREALEKLLANRTSIVIAHRLSTIQRADRIVVLHKGRIREIGTHQELLAQHGIYHRLYQLQYKDQEMASAVVEPGRGAR, from the coding sequence AGGTGCTCGGGGCGATCGCGATCGGTCTCGTCATCTGGTACGGCGGTGGTCAGATCCTTCTCGGAACGCTCACTCTGGGAGGCCTCGTCGCGTTCATTCAGTACTCGGAGAGCTTCTATCGGCCCATCAGCGATCTATCTGAAAAATTCAACATTCTCCAGGGGGCGATGGCTTCCTCGGAGCGGATTTTCAAGCTGCTGGACACCGAGGTCTCGGTTTCTTCACCCGAGGGGAGTCCCCGGGCGAGCTCGGGTGCGGGAACGCTCGGTTTCGAGGATGTGTGGTTCGCTTACAAGGGCGAGAACTGGGTCCTCCAGAACATCGAGCTCCAGGTGGGTCGTGGAGAGACGGTCGCCATCGTAGGCCATACCGGCGCCGGCAAAACGACCCTCACGAGTCTCCTGCTCAGGTTCTACGACGTTCAACGCGGGCGGGTCGTTGTCGACGGGTTGGATGTTCGCGACTGGGAGCTGACGGCCTTGAGGCGTCGCTTCGGCATGGTGCTCCAGGACGTCCACCTCTTCTCGGGCACGATTGCGTCGAACATTCGTCTCGGGGATCGCGACATCACCGACGAGGCCGTTGCCGATGCGGCGGCGGCGGTCAACCTGAACGAGTTCCTGAAGACGCTGCCGCGAGGGCTCGAGACCGAGGTGAGGGAGCGGGGGTCGGCACTCTCCTCGGGTCAGAAGCAGCTCGTGTCCTTTGCGCGGGCGCTGGTGCACGACCCGGAGATACTCGTTCTCGACGAAGCGACGTCGAGCGTGGACACCCACACCGAGATCCTCGTCCGGGAGGCCCTCGAGAAGCTGCTGGCAAATCGCACCAGTATCGTGATCGCTCATCGTCTTTCGACGATTCAACGGGCCGACCGCATCGTCGTGCTCCACAAGGGCCGCATCCGAGAGATCGGGACCCATCAGGAGCTCCTCGCCCAGCACGGCATCTACCATCGTCTCTACCAGCTCCAATACAAGGACCAGGAAATGGCCTCGGCGGTCGTTGAACCGGGACGGGGCGCGAGATAA